A stretch of Helicobacter pylori oki112 DNA encodes these proteins:
- a CDS encoding Sua5 YciO YrdC YwlC family protein: MALVYLVQSDTTIGLLSKDSEKLNALKKRPKNQSVLIESADFTTLKSLVRVPNAFKNLIRRSAKTTFIYPNSKAVRVVRGRHGDFLKRFKTLYSTSANLTQCAYDKEIASKLADVIVSDERGLFESSSSKIFRLYKGKKVRVR; encoded by the coding sequence ATGGCGTTAGTGTATCTCGTTCAAAGCGATACCACTATAGGACTGCTTTCTAAAGACAGCGAAAAGCTCAACGCTTTAAAAAAGCGCCCTAAAAACCAAAGCGTTTTAATAGAAAGTGCTGATTTTACCACCTTAAAAAGCCTGGTGCGTGTGCCCAATGCGTTTAAAAACCTCATTAGAAGAAGCGCTAAAACCACTTTTATTTACCCTAACTCTAAGGCCGTTCGTGTGGTTAGGGGCAGGCATGGGGATTTTTTAAAGCGTTTTAAAACGCTCTATAGCACCTCAGCCAACCTCACTCAATGCGCTTATGATAAAGAGATCGCTTCCAAGCTCGCTGATGTGATTGTGAGCGATGAAAGGGGTTTGTTTGAAAGCTCTAGCTCTAAAATATTCAGGCTCTATAAAGGTAAAAAAGTGAGAGTGAGGTAG
- the gap gene encoding type I glyceraldehyde-3-phosphate dehydrogenase, giving the protein MKIFINGFGRIGRCVLRAILERSDNPQLEVIGINDPANWEILAYLLEHDSAHGLLNKEARYSNCKLIIGSLEIPVFNSIKDLRGVDVIIECSGKFLEPKTLENYLLLGAKKVLLSAPFVGEYDEKQYPTLVYGVNHFLYQNQAIVSNASCTTNAIAPICAILDKAFNIKEGMLTTIHSYTSDQKLIDLAHPLDKRRSRAAASNIIPTTTKAALALHKVLPNLKNKMHGHSVRVPSLDVSMIDLSLFLEKKAPKEPINDLLIEASKGVLKGVLEIDLKERVSSDFISNPSSVIIAPDLTFTLENMVKIMGWYDNEWGYSNRLVDMAQFVYHY; this is encoded by the coding sequence ATGAAAATTTTTATCAATGGATTTGGCCGCATTGGGAGATGCGTTTTAAGAGCGATTTTAGAGCGTAGCGATAACCCTCAACTAGAAGTGATAGGCATCAATGACCCTGCTAATTGGGAAATTCTCGCTTATCTTTTAGAGCATGACAGCGCACATGGGCTGCTCAATAAAGAGGCGCGTTACTCTAATTGCAAGCTTATCATCGGCTCGTTAGAAATCCCTGTTTTTAATAGCATCAAAGACTTGAGGGGCGTGGATGTTATCATAGAGTGTTCAGGGAAGTTTTTAGAGCCTAAAACGCTGGAAAATTATCTTTTGCTTGGGGCTAAAAAGGTTCTGTTATCCGCTCCCTTTGTGGGCGAATACGATGAAAAACAATACCCTACTTTGGTGTATGGGGTCAATCATTTCCTCTATCAAAACCAGGCCATTGTTTCTAACGCCTCTTGCACGACTAACGCTATCGCACCCATTTGCGCTATTTTAGATAAAGCTTTTAACATTAAAGAGGGCATGCTAACGACCATTCATAGTTATACAAGCGATCAAAAACTCATTGATTTGGCCCACCCTTTGGACAAACGGCGCTCAAGAGCGGCTGCAAGCAACATTATCCCCACCACCACTAAAGCCGCTCTGGCCTTGCATAAAGTTTTACCCAATCTCAAAAACAAAATGCATGGGCATAGCGTGAGAGTGCCTAGCCTTGATGTGTCCATGATAGATTTGAGTTTGTTTTTAGAAAAAAAGGCCCCTAAAGAGCCCATCAATGATTTGTTGATTGAAGCTTCCAAAGGGGTTTTAAAAGGCGTGTTAGAGATAGATTTAAAAGAAAGGGTGAGTTCTGATTTCATTTCTAACCCTAGTAGCGTCATAATCGCACCTGATTTGACTTTCACGCTAGAGAATATGGTCAAAATCATGGGGTGGTATGATAATGAATGGGGGTATTCTAATCGTTTGGTAGATATGGCACAATTTGTGTATCATTATTAA
- the carB gene encoding carbamoyl-phosphate synthase large subunit has translation MPKRTDISNILLIGSGPIVIGQACEFDYSGTQSCKTLKSLGYRVILINSNPATVMTDPEFSHQTYIQPITGENIAAIIKKEKIDAILPTMGGQTALNAVMQMHQKGMLEGVELLGAKIEAIKKGEDRQAFKEAMLKIGMDLPKGRYAYSELEALEAINEIGFPAIIRASFTLAGGGSGVAYNIEEFQELAKNALDASPINEILIEESLLGWKEYEMEVIRDNKDNCIIVCCIENIDPMGVHTGDSITIAPSLTLTDKEYQRMRDASFAILREIGVDTGGSNVQFAIHPETLRMVVIEMNPRVSRSSALASKATGFPIAKVATMLAVGFSLDEIQNDITNTPASFEPSLDYIVVKIPRFAFEKFAGVSSTLGTSMKSIGEVMAIGGNFLEALQKALCSLENNWLGFESLSKDLEMIKKEIRRPNPKRLLYIADAFRLGVCVDEVFELCQIDRWFLSQIQKLVKAEESINSSVLTDAKKLRELKNLGFSDARIAAKIKENENLEVSPFEVELARMHLQIAPHFEEVDTCAAEFLSLTPYLYSTYAPNPLPPIENKQEKQEKKILIIGSGPNRIGQGIEFDYCCVHASFALKDLNIKSVMLNCNPETVSTDYDTSDTLYFEPIHFECVKTIIQRECVDGIIVHFGGQTPLKLAKDLAKMQAPIIGTPFKVIDIAEDREKFSLFLKELDIKQPKNGMAKSIDEAYSIANVIGFPIIVRPSYVLGGQHMQILENIEELHHYLESVTHALEIIPKNPLLIDKFLEKAVELDVDAICDKKEVYIAGILQHIEEAGIHSGDSACFIPSTLSPEILDEIERVSAKIALHLGVVGLLNIQFAVHDNTLYLIEVNPRASRTVPFLSKALGVPLAKVATRVMVLEDLKEALKFYDKKNIVGYSKGVYKPKMPHFVALKEAVFPFNKLYGSDLILGPEMKSTGEVMGIARSLGLAFLKAQTACFNPIKNKGLIFVSIKDKDKEEACVLMKRLVQLGFELCATEGTHKALEKAGVKSLKVLKISEGRPNIMDLMMNGEISMAINTSDHKSQDDAKLIRTSVLKNHVSYFTTLSTIEVLLLALEESSQKDELLALQDYLK, from the coding sequence ATGCCTAAACGCACCGATATTTCCAACATTCTACTGATAGGATCAGGCCCTATTGTGATCGGGCAAGCTTGTGAGTTTGACTACTCAGGGACTCAAAGTTGTAAAACCTTAAAATCTTTAGGTTATAGAGTGATCTTAATCAATTCTAACCCGGCCACCGTGATGACTGACCCTGAATTTTCTCATCAAACTTATATCCAACCCATCACTGGAGAAAATATCGCCGCTATCATCAAAAAAGAAAAGATTGACGCTATTTTACCCACAATGGGCGGGCAAACCGCTTTGAATGCGGTCATGCAAATGCACCAAAAGGGCATGTTAGAAGGCGTGGAGCTTTTAGGGGCTAAGATTGAAGCGATCAAAAAAGGCGAAGACAGGCAGGCTTTCAAAGAAGCGATGTTAAAAATCGGGATGGATTTGCCTAAAGGGCGTTACGCTTATAGCGAGTTAGAGGCCCTAGAAGCCATCAATGAAATTGGCTTTCCAGCCATTATCAGAGCGAGTTTCACTCTGGCTGGGGGAGGGAGTGGGGTCGCTTACAATATTGAAGAGTTTCAAGAATTGGCTAAAAACGCCCTAGACGCTTCGCCCATTAATGAAATTTTGATTGAAGAGTCCTTATTGGGGTGGAAAGAATACGAAATGGAGGTCATACGAGACAATAAGGATAATTGCATCATTGTGTGTTGCATTGAAAATATTGACCCCATGGGCGTTCATACCGGTGATAGCATCACCATCGCTCCAAGCCTCACCTTAACCGATAAAGAATACCAACGCATGCGCGATGCGAGCTTTGCGATTTTGAGAGAAATTGGCGTGGATACGGGCGGGAGTAATGTGCAATTTGCGATCCACCCCGAGACTTTAAGAATGGTTGTGATTGAAATGAACCCACGAGTGAGCCGCAGCTCCGCATTAGCTTCAAAAGCGACCGGATTTCCCATTGCAAAAGTCGCTACCATGCTTGCGGTGGGTTTTAGCTTAGATGAAATCCAAAACGATATTACCAACACCCCGGCGAGTTTTGAGCCTAGTTTGGATTATATCGTGGTGAAAATCCCTCGCTTTGCGTTTGAAAAATTTGCCGGTGTTTCTAGCACTTTAGGGACTTCTATGAAAAGCATTGGCGAAGTGATGGCGATAGGGGGGAATTTCTTAGAAGCCCTACAAAAAGCGTTATGCTCTTTGGAAAACAATTGGCTAGGGTTTGAATCGTTAAGCAAAGATTTAGAAATGATAAAAAAGGAAATCCGCCGGCCCAATCCCAAACGCTTGCTCTATATCGCTGATGCGTTCAGACTCGGCGTTTGTGTTGATGAAGTGTTTGAATTATGCCAGATTGACAGGTGGTTTTTATCTCAAATCCAAAAGCTAGTCAAAGCAGAAGAAAGCATCAATTCTAGCGTTTTAACGGACGCCAAGAAATTAAGAGAGCTTAAAAATTTAGGCTTTAGCGATGCTAGGATTGCCGCTAAAATCAAAGAAAATGAAAATTTAGAGGTGAGTCCTTTTGAAGTGGAATTAGCCAGAATGCATTTACAAATCGCGCCCCATTTTGAAGAAGTGGACACTTGCGCGGCGGAGTTTTTATCGCTCACGCCTTATTTGTATTCCACCTATGCCCCTAACCCTTTGCCCCCTATTGAAAACAAACAAGAAAAACAAGAAAAGAAAATCCTAATCATAGGCTCTGGGCCTAATCGCATCGGTCAAGGCATTGAATTTGATTATTGTTGCGTGCATGCGAGCTTTGCTTTGAAAGATTTAAACATTAAAAGCGTCATGCTCAATTGCAATCCAGAAACTGTTAGCACGGATTATGATACCAGTGATACGCTCTATTTTGAACCCATTCATTTTGAGTGCGTGAAGACTATCATTCAAAGGGAGTGCGTGGATGGCATCATCGTGCATTTTGGGGGACAAACCCCTTTAAAACTCGCTAAAGATCTAGCGAAGATGCAAGCCCCCATTATTGGCACGCCTTTTAAGGTGATTGATATTGCAGAAGACAGGGAAAAATTTTCCCTCTTTTTAAAAGAGCTTGACATTAAGCAGCCCAAAAACGGCATGGCTAAGAGCATTGATGAAGCTTATAGCATCGCTAATGTGATTGGTTTCCCTATTATTGTGCGCCCTAGTTATGTGCTGGGCGGCCAGCACATGCAAATTTTAGAAAATATTGAAGAACTGCACCATTATTTAGAAAGCGTTACGCATGCTTTAGAGATTATCCCTAAAAATCCGCTCCTCATTGATAAGTTTTTAGAAAAAGCGGTGGAATTAGATGTGGATGCTATTTGCGATAAAAAAGAGGTCTATATTGCCGGCATTTTACAGCATATTGAAGAAGCCGGAATCCATTCAGGCGATTCGGCGTGCTTTATCCCTTCCACTCTAAGCCCTGAAATTTTAGATGAAATTGAGCGGGTGAGCGCGAAAATCGCTCTGCATTTAGGCGTGGTAGGGCTATTGAATATCCAATTTGCTGTGCATGACAACACGCTCTATTTGATTGAAGTCAATCCCAGAGCCAGCCGAACCGTGCCTTTTTTAAGCAAGGCTTTAGGCGTTCCTTTAGCCAAAGTTGCGACTAGGGTTATGGTGTTAGAAGATTTGAAAGAAGCCTTGAAGTTCTATGATAAAAAAAATATCGTGGGATATTCTAAAGGCGTTTATAAGCCTAAAATGCCCCATTTTGTGGCTTTAAAAGAAGCGGTTTTCCCTTTTAATAAACTTTATGGATCGGATTTGATTTTGGGGCCTGAGATGAAAAGCACCGGCGAAGTGATGGGGATTGCTAGATCTTTAGGGTTGGCTTTTTTAAAGGCTCAAACGGCTTGCTTTAACCCCATTAAAAACAAGGGGCTTATTTTTGTTTCTATTAAAGATAAGGATAAAGAAGAAGCGTGCGTTTTAATGAAACGATTGGTTCAGTTAGGCTTTGAATTGTGCGCCACAGAAGGCACGCATAAAGCTTTGGAAAAAGCCGGGGTAAAGTCTTTAAAGGTGCTTAAAATCTCTGAAGGCCGCCCCAATATCATGGATTTGATGATGAATGGGGAAATCAGCATGGCTATCAACACCAGCGATCACAAATCTCAAGATGACGCCAAACTCATCCGCACTTCTGTGCTTAAAAACCATGTGAGTTATTTCACGACTTTAAGCACGATAGAAGTCTTACTTTTAGCGTTAGAAGAAAGCTCTCAAAAAGACGAGTTGTTAGCCTTACAAGATTATTTGAAGTAA
- a CDS encoding Bax inhibitor-1/YccA family protein gives MALYDRANSHNAYAEDSLLHESELVGFVKTTYKFFAGSLLLATIGALLGLMNFQAVVQYKWVFFIAEIAAFFGLMFSKSKPGLNLFMLFAFTSLSGVTLVPLLGMVIAKAGLGAIWQALGMTTIVFGLMSVYALKTKNDLANMGKMLFIALIVVVVCSLINLFLGSPMFQVVIAGASAILFSLYIAYDTQNIVKGMYDSPIDAAVSLYLDFLNVFISILQIIGIFSDRDK, from the coding sequence ATGGCATTGTATGACAGAGCTAATTCTCATAATGCGTATGCAGAAGATTCTTTATTGCATGAAAGCGAGCTGGTGGGTTTTGTTAAAACGACTTACAAGTTCTTTGCAGGCAGTTTGCTATTAGCGACTATTGGGGCGTTACTAGGTTTAATGAACTTTCAAGCCGTAGTGCAGTATAAATGGGTGTTTTTTATCGCTGAAATTGCAGCGTTTTTTGGTTTGATGTTTTCTAAATCCAAACCTGGGTTGAATCTATTCATGCTGTTTGCTTTCACTTCATTATCAGGGGTTACTCTAGTGCCTTTGTTGGGCATGGTGATTGCAAAAGCTGGTTTAGGAGCGATTTGGCAAGCTTTGGGCATGACGACTATTGTTTTTGGTTTGATGAGCGTGTATGCCCTTAAAACTAAAAACGACTTAGCGAATATGGGTAAAATGCTCTTTATCGCTTTGATTGTGGTGGTGGTGTGTTCGCTTATTAACTTGTTTTTGGGTAGCCCCATGTTCCAGGTTGTCATTGCGGGAGCGAGTGCGATATTATTTAGTCTTTACATCGCTTATGACACCCAAAACATCGTTAAAGGCATGTATGATAGCCCCATTGATGCGGCGGTGAGCTTGTATTTAGACTTTTTGAATGTCTTTATTTCTATCTTGCAAATCATCGGTATTTTTTCAGACAGAGACAAATAG
- a CDS encoding TonB-dependent receptor domain-containing protein: MNDKRFRKYCSFSIFLSLLGMFELEAKEEEKEERKTERKKDKKKNAQHTLGKVTTQAAKIFNYNNQTTISNKELERRQANQISDMFRRNPNINVGGGAVIAQKIYVRGIEDRLARVTVDGAAQMGASYGHQGNTIIDPGMLKSVVVTKGAAQASAGPMALIGAIKMETRSASDFIPKGKDYAMSGAATFLTNFGDRETVMGAYRNNHFDILLYYTHQNIFYYRDGDNATKDLFRPKADNKVTGSPSEQNNVMAKINGYLSERDTLTLSYNMTRDNANRPLRANFTGTFLPYSCGDFNAFPNEKNPSDCLFENDASLFKTYSVNLVHNVSLNYEREGGSRFGDPKLKINGYTSIRNVQIDPLFRPNDIAAIIPFTPNPKLGEENECAAQGGIYDAVKQTCSITFKSLGGGSVVANKNLFIINSGFNANVIHTIDHKNDNLFEYGLNYQNLTTFDKAIPNSELVKPGDAPDACLRVMGPNDPNMNGRCQRNGATANVVGVYAQANYTLHPMVTLGAGTRYDVYTLVDKDWQLHITQGFSPSAALNVSPLENLNFRLSYAYVTRGPMPGGLVWMRQDNLRYNRNLKPEIGQNVEFNTEYSSKYFDFRAAGFVQLISNYINQFSSTLFVTNLPAKDIIYVPGYEVSGTAKYKSFSLGLSVARSWPSLKGRLIADVYELAATTGNVFILTASYTIPRTGLSITWLSRFVTDLSYCSYSPYRNGPTDIDRRPSNCPKTPGIFYVHKPGYGVSSFFVTYKPTYKKLEGLSLNAVFNNVFNQQYIDQASPVMSPDEPNQDKYARGMAEPGFNARFEISYKF, translated from the coding sequence ATGAATGACAAGCGTTTTAGGAAATATTGTAGTTTTTCTATTTTTTTGTCCTTATTAGGAATGTTTGAATTGGAGGCTAAAGAAGAAGAAAAAGAAGAAAGAAAGACAGAAAGAAAAAAGGATAAAAAAAAGAACGCCCAACACACTCTGGGCAAAGTTACCACTCAAGCGGCTAAAATTTTTAATTACAACAACCAGACAACCATTTCAAATAAAGAATTAGAAAGAAGGCAAGCCAACCAAATCAGCGACATGTTTAGAAGAAACCCTAATATCAATGTGGGCGGAGGCGCAGTTATAGCGCAAAAAATTTATGTGCGCGGTATTGAAGACAGATTGGCTAGGGTTACGGTGGATGGCGCAGCGCAAATGGGCGCAAGCTATGGGCATCAAGGCAATACGATTATTGACCCTGGAATGCTCAAAAGCGTGGTGGTTACTAAGGGGGCGGCTCAAGCGAGCGCAGGGCCTATGGCTTTGATTGGCGCGATTAAAATGGAAACTAGAAGCGCGAGCGATTTTATCCCTAAAGGTAAAGACTACGCCATGAGTGGGGCTGCCACTTTTTTAACCAACTTTGGGGATCGAGAAACCGTGATGGGCGCTTATCGTAACAATCATTTTGATATTCTTTTGTATTACACGCATCAAAATATTTTCTATTATCGTGATGGGGATAATGCTACAAAAGATCTCTTTAGACCTAAAGCGGATAATAAAGTTACAGGAAGTCCTAGCGAGCAAAACAATGTGATGGCTAAGATCAATGGTTATTTGAGCGAAAGGGATACCTTAACGCTCAGTTATAACATGACCAGAGATAACGCTAATCGCCCTTTAAGAGCGAATTTTACAGGCACTTTTTTACCCTATTCTTGCGGTGATTTTAACGCTTTCCCTAATGAGAAAAACCCTAGCGATTGCTTGTTTGAAAATGACGCTAGTTTGTTTAAAACTTATAGCGTCAATTTAGTGCATAATGTGAGCTTGAACTATGAAAGAGAAGGGGGGAGTCGTTTTGGTGATCCTAAATTAAAAATCAATGGTTATACAAGCATCAGGAATGTCCAAATTGATCCGCTTTTTAGGCCTAACGATATAGCGGCTATCATTCCTTTCACCCCAAACCCAAAACTTGGCGAAGAAAATGAATGCGCGGCGCAAGGGGGTATTTATGACGCTGTGAAACAAACTTGCTCCATCACTTTTAAAAGCCTTGGAGGGGGTTCTGTGGTGGCTAATAAAAATTTATTCATCATCAATTCCGGGTTTAATGCGAATGTGATCCACACTATAGATCATAAGAATGACAATCTTTTTGAATACGGGTTGAATTACCAAAATTTAACCACTTTTGATAAAGCGATCCCTAATAGCGAATTAGTCAAACCCGGCGATGCCCCCGATGCATGCTTAAGGGTTATGGGCCCTAATGATCCTAACATGAATGGGCGTTGCCAAAGGAATGGCGCTACTGCGAATGTGGTTGGGGTGTATGCGCAAGCGAATTACACCTTGCACCCTATGGTAACTTTAGGGGCAGGGACTCGTTATGATGTCTATACTTTAGTGGATAAAGACTGGCAATTGCACATAACCCAAGGGTTTAGCCCTAGCGCGGCTTTAAATGTCTCGCCTTTAGAAAATTTGAATTTCAGGCTTTCTTACGCGTATGTAACCAGAGGCCCTATGCCTGGAGGTTTGGTGTGGATGCGTCAAGATAATTTGCGTTATAACCGCAATTTAAAGCCAGAAATCGGGCAAAATGTGGAATTTAATACCGAATACAGCAGTAAGTATTTTGATTTCAGGGCCGCAGGTTTTGTCCAACTGATTTCTAACTACATCAACCAATTTTCTTCAACGCTTTTTGTAACCAACTTGCCCGCAAAAGATATTATTTATGTGCCTGGTTATGAAGTTTCAGGGACGGCTAAATACAAGAGTTTTTCTTTAGGCTTGAGCGTGGCAAGATCATGGCCTTCTTTAAAAGGGCGCTTGATCGCTGATGTGTATGAATTGGCTGCCACAACAGGCAATGTGTTTATTTTAACGGCAAGCTATACAATCCCACGCACTGGCCTTAGCATCACTTGGCTTTCACGATTCGTTACGGATTTGAGTTATTGCTCTTATAGCCCCTATCGCAACGGCCCTACGGATATTGACAGACGGCCTAGCAATTGCCCTAAAACGCCCGGTATTTTTTATGTGCATAAGCCCGGCTATGGGGTGAGCAGTTTTTTTGTAACCTACAAACCCACCTATAAGAAGCTTGAAGGCTTGAGCTTGAATGCGGTGTTTAACAATGTTTTTAACCAACAATATATTGATCAAGCAAGCCCGGTGATGAGCCCTGATGAACCCAATCAAGACAAATACGCAAGAGGCATGGCAGAGCCTGGCTTTAACGCTAGGTTTGAAATTTCTTATAAGTTTTAA